cacatgctgctggtgcaattagtcccaccacgtgtactccttggttggtggtttagtccctgggagctctgagggtactagttagttcatattgttgttcgtcctaaggggctgcaaaccctttaactccttgggtcctttctctaactccttcaatggggaccctgtactcagttcaatggatgactgtgagcctctacttctgtactagtcgggtacagtcagagcctctcaggagacagccatatcaggctggagtgtccttccttcagtctctgctccatagttagtctctgcaactccttccatgggtattttgttcccccttttaagaaggaatgaaatgtccacattttggtcttccttcttcttgagtttcttgtggtttatggattgtacttcatgaattctgatcttctgggctaataaccacttaccagagagtgcacatcatgtatgttcttttgtgaatgggttacatcactctggatgatattctccagatacatccatttccctaagaatttcataaattcattgtttttaatagctgagtagtactcaattgtgtagatgtaccacaatttctgtatccattcctctgttgagacatctgggttgtttccagtttctggctattataaataaggctgctatgaacgtagtggagcatgtgtccttattacatgttggaacatcttctgggtatatgcccaggagtggtatagctgggtcctctggtatagCTATAACCAATTTCTGGAGAAACCACCAagatgatttccagagttgttgtaccagcttgcaatcccaccagcaatggaggagtgttcctctttctccatctctcctgcatctgctgtcacctgagttttttatcttagccattctgatgggtgtgaggtggaatctcagggatgttttgatttgcatttccctgataactaaggatgttgaacatttctttaggtgcttctcagccattcagtattcatcagttgagaattccttgtttagctctgtaccccattattttaataggattatttggttctctggagtctaacttcttgagttccttgtatatattggatattagccctctatcagatataggattggtaaagatcttttcccaatttgttgcttaccattttatcttattgacagtgccttttaccttacagaagctttgtaactttatgaggtcccatttgtcaattcttgatcttagagcataagctattggtgttctgttcaggaaattttcccctgtgcctatgtgctcaaggctcttccccactttcttttctattagtttcagtgtatctggtttgatgtggaaggATCTAAGTTTCTTATATGCCAAAATGTCATAAGAACTAAAATTATTCATGGGAATTGCCTACTGATTATAAGTAGTCTATGATATAAGACTCTAAGAACATCAGAATAATAGAAAACTCCTGGgatgtaattttaaatgatacatttttCCAGAtaagaagaaatagccagattgaTAACCTTATTCCACAGTGTCCCCTGATTAATTCCTTTGGCTGGTTTCCTTCCTAAAGTAAGTGTAAATAACTTCCTTTTAAAGTTATTATCTTGgagtattttaagtaaataagacaaaaggaagcagcagaagaaacTTTACCCAAAATGCATTTGTGAGAATATTCTCCTTGTACTGGGTGCAGCTAGATTAGGAGTATTTCCCAATATTTTTACATAACTAATAATGTCAACAATTaattaaatgtttcaaaatagGTAGTAGAGAGGATAAAGAATTTTTCCAACATGAGAAATGTTGGGATCAAGGGGCTAGACATGACAATTACCCTGATCAGACAGATTACTAAACATTTCATACATCATTAAAATATTGTACTATATCCCATAATTATATGTTAccaaatgtcatttaaaatatatttttcttattttgggaaaaaaatacatttttttcttatgttaataacaaaatttctcctttccccttcctcccaccaaactctcccatatactTTTCCCCACTCTCCAAattcatggtcttttttttttttttactaaattgttatcatgtgcaaatacacacacacacacacacacacacacacacacacacacacacacacatatatatatatatatatattcctgaatATAACCTGTTAAATCTGTATGCTGTTACttatatgcttatatgtatgttttcagggctgacctaAAACTTCAAATTTTGAATGGGCTTTACGTTTTTACTTGGCTTGAATATTCAAATTATTCAAGCCATAATAGAAGCAGGTATCAGAAAGATAATTAAGTTCCATAAGATtacagagaggtggctcagtgttgtGCTTGCATACAATGCTAGGACACCATGCAGTTTTGACCCACTAAGGAAATACACGATGTCCTTATTTTTTGATCACCATTTTTTAGTATCTCACAGAAAACAGATCCACTTCAACAATAggttatgtttttttaaatcatttttcatCCAATAGCTCTCCTTCACTTCATATCTATATTCTTTTTACCCCACAATTTCTTCACAGCATTTTTCACCTCTGCATTTCGGAGTGTGTAGATGATGGGGTTCAGCATGGGGGTGATGACCGTGTAAAACACAGCCACAAGCTTGTCTTCAGTGAAAGTAGAAGAAGGTCGCATGTAGAGGAAGATGGCAGGTCCAAAGAACAAGATGACCACCGTGATGTGAGAGGCACAGGTGGAGAGGGCCTTGTGTCTCCCCTCTGCAGAATGGTTCCTCAAGTTGATCAGGATGACGACATAGGAAGACACCAAGACAAGGAAGGAGCACAGAGCAATTAAGCCACTATTTGCCATTACAATGACACTCTCCACAAATGTGTCAGTGCAAGCCAGCTTGAATAATGGCTGGAGGTCACAGAAGTAGTGGTCAATCACATTAGGACCACAGAAGGGCAACTGAATAGTGATAAGAACCTGAATTATAGAATGTAAAAAGCCCCCCAGCCAAGAAACAACCACCAGCATGTGACATGCTTGACGACTCATGATGTTCATGTAATGAAGAGGTTTGCAGATGGCCACGTATCGGTCATAGGCCATCACCACAAGCAAAAATATCTCAGCCACCcccaagaaatggaaaaagaatatCTGAGCCAGACAGCCCTTTAGGGAGATGGTTTTAACCTTCGCAAGTAAGTCAGTGATGAACTTAGGGACAACAGTAGAGGAGTAGCAGATCTCCACCAGGGACAAGGAGCTGAGGAAGACATACATGGGAGAATTCAGACTCTTACTGACACTGACCATTGCAACAATGAGGCCGTTGCCCAACACTGTGGCCAGGTACACAGGAAGGAACAGCACAAAGCACACCTTCTGCACATTTGGATCCTGGAAAAGGCCAGTGATGATCAGTTCAGTCACGTTATTTGCCCTGGCCATGGGTTCAGTTGAGGAGTAGTGGACATCAGGCAGTAAGCAtcctaaaataaaacattgttttactACACCATTTACAGGATGTCAGAGAAAACAACCTACTTACTAATCATTTCTTTAGCCAACATGTAATAATTCAGAATTCAACATAGTACTCTAACATTTTATAACCTTTTAATTTACTTAGTTTTATCATTGGAAAATAGAAATCCATAGAAATGATTACTTGCCCATAACCATACATTTTGAATTTGGGCAGCCATTCAAGTTAAGAGCATATCATTTGTACTCTCTTTGCTGCATTTTGATACCTCTTCTTCTTGGAGAATTCCTTTGACATACTTCTTCACATctactctttatttctttcttctatgtctCAAGGAATATCCATTTTCTACTGTGTCAGTATACTAATATAGGTGAAACTATGTCTCACCAGTAATCTATAATTACCATTATCactacaaaatgtaaaaagaaaccaCTCACTTAAAAGTCAATCGAGGTTTTTTTACTTGGAAAGGTTATTAGAAGACGAGAAACATCAAGTGCTAATGTAAAAGTTATGGTTGGTCTCATATTccattttaaacatgaaaaccagtacaaccactctagaGAACAAACTGCCATCAAATGTATGTACAGGTATCTCCATCAGTATGCTGCAAGGAGAGTCTAATTGCACAAGTGTTGGGGGCAGTATACGGGACCATTTGGAACTGCTTTTGATGCAATTTTCCCAAACTTCACATTCAGAAATACCATCCTGGTATCTTGAATAAGTCAGTCAAGGTCACAGTATTAAATGTTGTAAATCATGAAACACAACAAATCAGATCTTTTTATATTAAGAAGCACTATTTGCAGATACACAACTTGACATAGATGATCAagagatatttttctttcctgataCAATAATAAAACACTCTCAGTCACACCCTTCCTGAGGATACAGAATGAACTTGGAATAGATTAGGCATAGACAGCCCCTTACCCTCTCCtccttttaaatgaatatttcagATAATATACTTCATGAGCTTCTGTCTGTGTTTATAAGCATGACACTGCTTTTCATCAGGTATGCCCGATGCTGCCAaatctgtgtgtttatgtttgcCTAACTCTTGAATAAACTATACAAAAGCTACTTGGGACAAATATAAGCCATCATCTTCCTTATCATCTTTATCACTAACGAGACAATGCTTTCTGCTCACTCAAGTGCTTCTGCTCTGAATTACTTCAGTGTTACATGAGGCAAAGATATTAAATTTCCTACATAGAATGTATGAACTGATACTATTTTATAAGAGAAAGGTGTAATAATCTAAATATATATCAAAGCCACGGTAGTATTATTTATCTACACAAATACAAAACATACTCTCTTACTTTCTTGAACAAGCACCTGTTATGTGACCCAAAAATGCCAAATGCAGCCTAAATGAATCAGTCATTCATTAATAGCATCCATAGAAAAAGCATAAGGGAAGAGTTAAAATTAAGTATGACCTTTGAACTTGAACACAACTTAATCTTGGCATTACAGAAATTAGGATTAATTTACTATGACAAATAATGAGACATCACTTATAGATAGGAGAATTGAGTGGTGTTTCTGGTCTTCATCCCAAATTCCTTTAGAAATTACCCTTATCTCTAAAAAtacctgtgtgtatttgtatgtgtctgtgggagtgtgtgagtgtgtgtccctTTTCCtgactccttctctctctcttcctgcccccaCTCAACCATTCTAACTCTCTGCTACTTAGATAGTAAAGAAATACCTCCTGCTTTGCTTTATATTAGAATATATGATAAAATTAAGACCATGGCTAGTGAAAACTATGAGACATTCAATGTACGTGGAGTAAAGAAATAGAACCTCTACCAATCACAGGCTCCAATTTGGTAATCCCCAAATATTACTTTAAAGAATGCAGAATTGTAAAAGAATTTTGGCATTATTAAATTTTATGCTATGAATTTTATACCATAAGAAAAGTTATGATCTCAGTTCTTTACTCTTCCCTAACcactttatctcaaaaataaattctcaTGGCTCTAAGAAAACATGTGACTAGCCCAACACCTTATATCAGCTGACAAATTCTGTATCTTGCGTCTAGTTATGCCACCTACCTTTATGTCTGAGCAGCTACTATATACTCTTATGCTTCCTTGGAACAAAAAATTGGACAGCATGAATTTCAAATGCACTCAATGTACTCCAAGTTAGCATGATGTTAGGCGCCTTGCTGGAATGCATCACTACTCAAGGTTTGTTCAGACTTAGGAGAACAGAACTCGGAGAATAACTGCATTGTTGCCTGAAAAGGCTGACCCTAGAGTGAGCAATCTATATGATATATTACCAACTAGCTGCATTCTCACAAAAGACCCTCAGGTCATCCCCAACTATGCCACTCTGGCCAGGGGCAGGGGTAGTGctgaaaagaatttaaagaaagatTATTCTAACTCCTTCTATTCATATATAAGGTGACACAGGCTAAAAGAGGACAATTAACTTCCCAAAACTACACTCTAATAATTTCCCAGGTACTATCTAAGGAATCATTGttctctcaaaaaaataataggCTATCATTGGTGATAGGGGGTGATTATTGTTAATATAGTTAAAGAGTTAGCTTTGTCTCCCACAACATATCAGAAAGTATCCTggcagcttttaaaaacaaaacgcagtaaaggggaaagaaaattcaGGGTATCTGtatttggatttttaatttttaagaaagaaaatccttAAGAATAGTAAACTCAGAGTTTCTGAGATCCTGTTTGATAAAGAACTACCCACCACACAAAATCCAAGCACTGGAACTGAATGCTCACATGCATGAAATGTTCATAGTAAATCAACCCTCACATTATAACCAGGGGACCAACTTCCCCATGGAATTTCTTTTCCCTATAGTAAAACTTGCCAAATGAAGTACGgcttgaagaaaatatcaaaatctaTTCCAATTATTTTGCTGTCACTTTCATTGTTTTGCGCAcaatagagagaaagaacatgaagtgtTGAAAGCAGGGAGTGTTTGACTAAATTTGCCAGTCTCTGCGCTGTCATTCGCAGTCAACCGTCCACCCCTGCAGCCTAGCTGTGCCCATGCCATGGCTGCCATGAGGCTGTGCCCTCTCACTCGCTCACCTGAATTGTCACAAATGGgtgaatggaaaacaccagacagtcttaattttaaaattaacaagaaTGACAAAACAACTGGGCTCCCGGTGGTGGAAGCCGCCTCTGGGTCTGACAATTCCGTCCTACATGCTGCACATTATCTTACTCTCCACCTCGCTGAAAAAGGGCATTCCTTTTCTCCGgtgtcctctcttcctctctcagacccGGAAAACCTGCCTCTTTATCTTTGCCCAGTGAATGACTTCTTATCTTTATTAGCTAATCAAATAATTAGAGGAAATCCCTCTACAGCACATGCTCAGTGGAATAGTAGCAGAGTAACCATCTGATCTCTGAATGGATTTGAGGCCTGTTCACAGGAGGGTATTCATGACTGGACAAAAGCCCATATCTGGGAAAGTCATAGATCCTAGCATATACattattataattgtttttattgttgttattgttgttgctcttgttattgttattgctgGCCATGTTGTCAAGCTGCTTTCTAAATGTTTGCTTATGATTatgatgtttgtgtttgtgtttgtgtttatgcttATGTTTATACTGACAGACCTAGGGTGCTTTCAACCCTGGTCATAAAATCTTTCTGCAGTGGGCAGTAGTTAATGCCTCCAGTTCCTGGTCATCCAGGGAATGTTGGGTATGGGCTCCCTCTCGTGGCATGGACCTCAaattagaccagtcattggttggccattcctacAAATTCTGTTTCTCTATTGTCCCCTACACATCTTACAGgtaggacagattgtaggtcaaaggttttgtgactgaATTGGAAGTTGCTAGTGTTACCTTCGTAGAATCCAAGAAATTTCTACTGAACAACACTTCCACATTGCCCCTCAAATACCCTTCCAGTCTTCTCTACCTCTCTATCCCTCCCCTAccacctgatccctcctgctcCCATTGCCACCAGCGCTCAGTTCACCTGCAaagtctattctattttcccctcCCAAGGAgatacatgcatatccattagagTCCTCCTTGTTATTTCTCCTCTCTGGATTTGTGGATCATAGTGTAATTATCATTCACTtaattaatatccacttataaatgagcaCATAACAtgtttgtctctctgggtctggcTCTTAATactttgacaaaaatcaacaacTGGGTGCTCTCAAATACTAGCATATTGCTCATATTTCTGTTAATTaaggatatatacacatatgtgtatatacatatatatgtatacgtatatatttGGGTTAGGTATTTTCTTAAACAAATTTTGTATACAATATGCTCTGAGCATGACTCTTTTCATTTATCTCCTCCAAGCTCCTCCCAACCTCTAAATTCATGCAATTCCTctctaaatatgtgtgtgtgtgtgtgtgtgtgtttgtgtgtgtgtacttgatcTTAATGGATCTACCAGCTCTTGTCTCCCAAACAATGAGAAATACCATGAGGATTTTTTGAACATTCAAATAGACACTATCAGCCTGTAAGGTTCCCGACATCTCAGGGGTCACTAATGAAGTTCTATCCATAGTTTCCACTGCAAAAACAAAAGCCTCATAGGAGTGAAGGGTGCTATGACAGCCTGCATCCTAAATACTTAGCCTACTGAGCATAAGGTATCAAGAGAAATGGAAGGTCTCTCCACTCTATTTATTTCAGGatgtaatattttgaaatacaacTTAACAAACTGTAAAAGTATTCAGCATAAAATATAATGTAGGAGCTATGTTATAGGCATTAATAATTTAACAAATAACCAACTAATTACTAAGATCACAATTTCCTTGAAATTAATtggataataaaatatgtttaccATCATCCCCCCAATATGAATGAAATTCCAAATAGTGTTGCTTTGTGGTGGTAACAAGACCTATTCTGAGCAGATCTACATATCAAAAAGACCAGTTGTGGAGATGCAGTtatctcacaaaataaaattaatgaccAGCATAATGAAGATATAGTCAATATTCATTGAGTACCAAGTTCCTTCCTAAATACTTAGCATGCATATTATCTGATGTAATGCTCAGAGTAATCTTAAGAGTTTCATCATGGtattgatataattttaatttaatcatCAAAAGCTGTTCACAGAAGTTAAGGAATATGTACCTCAAGTGTGCCTGACAGACAAGTGGATTGGCCTGATGCGtttcagagactgaggaaaagatgTGATACCAACacataaatgttcaaaatattctAAGTGAATTAATATTGCAAGGTTTCATACTCAGCAAGAGCTTATGGGGTATCAATTTATGGGAAGAGTAGTAGAAActacaaagaagaagaaacaatacaCCGTTGTGCACATGACAGCTTACAGTCTAAGAAACACATATGAATAGTCACAATGAAAGTGGCAATGGTTCTATCATATAAGTCTAAAATGACTATAAAAATGAGAACCAAGTCCACATCAGGAGCAGGGAGTTTGCAAGAGACTTTCTAAGAAAGATGATTTTAATTAACCTAGGTTTGAAAATAGATGAGATTTTGCCATGTGTTAAAGGAAGGTAAAAGTTATTCCATGTGGAATAAGCAGAATTTTCTCCATGAATATTCATCTATCCTGCtgtcattttctgttgctgtgataacacaccctgacaaaagcaacttagggaagaaaaggtTGGTTTGGCTCACAATTTCAGGCTACAGTCCATCATTGCAGGGAAGTCCAGGTGGCTAGAACTTGAAGAGGCTAATCACATAACCACAGTCAGTGGCAGAAAACAACGATTAAGTCAAGCACATTGGTCTTCAGTTTGTCCACTCCTCTTCTAACAAATTTAGTATCTCCTGCCCGAGGAATGGTGACATACACTGTGGATGAGTTGACTATCAATCAAGATAATTCTCCCACAAAATGCCCATCCTTAGGCAAAGCTAAACTAGACAATTCCTCATTGAAACttccttcccaggtgattctagattttgtcaaTGTGACTATTAAAACTCTCATACCATCCATGATTAACAATTAATGGAAACACCAAAGAGAATGAGAATTGTGTAATGATGTTATAGCTACTATTCATCTACATATTGAGCCAGTATCCCTAGGAGAAATGGAACACAAATCTAGCATGCTTGATCCATTTTCTGGGGAAGCTGCTGGCATTAATTTGCCTGGTCTAGAGAAATATAAAcagatgcacataaaatgaagtgCAGGCCTTAGTCATCTCAAAGCTGAAAGGGGCCAATTTATTTATCCATTGATGATAATTCTGTGAGATTGTGGGTGACATGGAAATTCTGATAGGTAAAATGATATTTTAGACACACTTCTCTGGTATTTTTTAACCAAGAAATGCTAACAGGCTTAGAAAGTAATAAATATAGTATAACAACTTAAAAGAAGAGACACATGTCTGGAGTTGGACATCCATGAAGTGTGGTGATCTACACCAGTAAGTCACTCCTGCCTGATTCCtctgaattaagaaaatatacaaaattttaatattttgtatttttaaatagggGTGAGccaaaaaatatttcattttcataaaaattattttacttcatcACTCTTGTTAGTAGGCAGAATTTATGTCATTTTAATGTTATCTTCTAGTATGAATGTTAGATATGGTAATAGGGCACAAAGTCTGTCTTTTGCACAAGAAGTAAAACTGACTCACAAACTTTTTTGATGATCAATATGAGATGACCAAGGTAAAAGATGACTATCAGCACTGTCAAtctgaaaagaaagacagacttgtctacattagaaaagaaaaacagattaatATTCTCATGTGCAAATATCCCATGAAAATTGCattgctttgttctttctttaaacacaaattgtaaaaagaaaaatcctactAAAAACAGATCCCATTTCAATAGGCACAAAAACCAATACATGTTTCTAATTTTGATGTGGACCCTCACTTATGATTTTGGTTCCAGAACATTCGTATAgcacttttcatttctgtattCCTTAGTGTATAGACAATGGGGTTCAGCATGGGGGTAATGACCGTGTAGAACACAGACACAAGCTTGTCTTCAGTGAAGGTAGAGGAAGgtctcatataaataaatgcacCAGGCCCAAAGAACAGGATGACCACTGTGATGTGAGAGGCACAGGTGGAAAGGGCCTTGCGTCTCCCCTCTGCAGAATGCTTCCTTAAACTG
The nucleotide sequence above comes from Mastomys coucha isolate ucsf_1 unplaced genomic scaffold, UCSF_Mcou_1 pScaffold15, whole genome shotgun sequence. Encoded proteins:
- the LOC116092231 gene encoding olfactory receptor 4B1-like, with translation MARANNVTELIITGLFQDPNVQKVCFVLFLPVYLATVLGNGLIVAMVSVSKSLNSPMYVFLSSLSLVEICYSSTVVPKFITDLLAKVKTISLKGCLAQIFFFHFLGVAEIFLLVVMAYDRYVAICKPLHYMNIMSRQACHMLVVVSWLGGFLHSIIQVLITIQLPFCGPNVIDHYFCDLQPLFKLACTDTFVESVIVMANSGLIALCSFLVLVSSYVVILINLRNHSAEGRHKALSTCASHITVVILFFGPAIFLYMRPSSTFTEDKLVAVFYTVITPMLNPIIYTLRNAEVKNAVKKLWGKKNIDMK